One Streptomyces sp. NBC_01237 genomic region harbors:
- a CDS encoding 3-hydroxyacyl-CoA dehydrogenase family protein, translating to MDTPLSTIAVVGLGTMGTGIAEVLARAGREVIGIDTDEAAARRAVASLEASTARAVRRERITERERDGILSRFRTFSDLRAAAEAELVIEVVPETYELKQQVFRDLDAVVSPTAILATGTNALSVTRLAAESQHPERVLGLHFFNPAPAMKLVEVVSSVLTAPPAVETVTRLARELGKEPVAVGDRPGFVADGLLFGYLNQAAAMYEANYASREDIDAAMKLGCGLPMGPLALLDLIGIDTARTVLEAMYSASHDRLHAPAPVLGQLSQAGLTGRKAGRGFYTYEAPGGQTVVPDALTPAAGAGGTAGRPVRSVGVAGSGTMASGIAEVFAKAGYDVVLAARGQEKADTAKGRIAASLERSVAKGRLTAEARDGALARITAAGSLDAFADVDLAVEAVAEDLEVKRQLFATLDKVCRPGAVLATTTSSLPVVAIARATARPEDVVGMHFFNPAPAMKLVEVVRTVLTADEVHATVREVCAKVRKHPVDCGDRAGFIVNALLFPYLNNAIKMVEEHYATLDDIDAAMKLGGGYPMGPFELLDVVGLDVSLAIEKVLHSEFRDPGLAPAPLLEHLVAAGCLGRKTGRGFREYARR from the coding sequence ATGGACACCCCGCTCAGCACCATTGCCGTCGTCGGCCTCGGCACCATGGGCACCGGCATCGCCGAGGTCCTGGCCCGTGCGGGCCGCGAGGTCATCGGTATCGACACCGACGAGGCGGCCGCCCGCCGGGCCGTCGCCTCCCTCGAAGCCTCCACCGCCCGCGCCGTGCGGCGCGAGCGGATCACCGAGCGGGAGCGGGACGGCATCCTCTCCCGGTTCCGCACCTTCTCCGACCTCCGGGCCGCCGCGGAGGCGGAGCTCGTCATCGAGGTCGTGCCGGAGACGTACGAGCTCAAGCAGCAGGTGTTCCGGGATCTCGACGCGGTCGTCTCCCCCACCGCGATTCTCGCCACGGGCACCAACGCCCTGTCGGTGACCCGGCTGGCCGCCGAGTCGCAGCACCCCGAGCGGGTTCTGGGCCTGCACTTCTTCAACCCGGCGCCCGCGATGAAGCTGGTCGAGGTCGTGTCCTCGGTGCTGACCGCGCCGCCCGCCGTCGAGACCGTCACCCGGCTCGCCCGCGAGCTGGGCAAGGAGCCGGTCGCGGTCGGCGACCGGCCCGGCTTCGTCGCGGACGGCCTGCTGTTCGGCTACCTCAACCAGGCCGCCGCGATGTACGAGGCGAACTACGCCTCCCGTGAGGACATCGACGCGGCGATGAAGCTGGGCTGCGGGCTGCCGATGGGCCCCCTCGCCCTGCTCGACCTGATCGGCATCGACACCGCCCGTACGGTCCTGGAGGCCATGTACTCCGCCTCGCACGACCGGCTGCACGCCCCGGCACCGGTGCTGGGCCAGCTCAGCCAGGCGGGCCTGACCGGCCGCAAGGCGGGCCGCGGCTTCTACACGTACGAGGCCCCGGGCGGCCAGACGGTGGTGCCGGACGCGCTGACACCGGCGGCCGGCGCGGGGGGCACGGCCGGGCGCCCGGTGCGTTCGGTGGGGGTCGCGGGCTCCGGGACGATGGCTTCGGGCATCGCCGAGGTCTTCGCCAAGGCCGGCTACGACGTGGTGCTGGCGGCCCGCGGCCAGGAGAAGGCCGACACGGCGAAGGGCCGGATCGCCGCGTCGCTGGAGCGCTCGGTCGCCAAGGGACGGCTGACCGCCGAGGCACGGGACGGGGCGCTGGCCCGGATCACCGCGGCGGGTTCGCTGGACGCGTTCGCGGACGTGGACCTCGCGGTCGAGGCGGTCGCCGAGGACCTGGAGGTCAAGCGGCAGCTCTTCGCGACCCTGGACAAGGTGTGCAGGCCGGGCGCGGTGCTGGCCACCACGACCTCGTCGCTGCCCGTCGTCGCGATCGCCCGCGCGACCGCACGGCCCGAGGACGTCGTCGGGATGCACTTCTTCAACCCGGCGCCCGCGATGAAGCTCGTCGAGGTGGTCCGTACGGTGCTGACCGCCGACGAGGTGCACGCCACGGTCCGCGAGGTGTGCGCGAAGGTCCGCAAGCACCCGGTGGACTGCGGGGACCGGGCCGGATTCATCGTGAACGCGCTGCTGTTCCCGTATCTCAACAACGCGATCAAGATGGTCGAGGAGCACTACGCGACCCTCGACGACATCGATGCCGCCATGAAGCTGGGCGGCGGTTACCCGATGGGCCCCTTCGAACTGCTGGACGTCGTCGGCCTCGATGTCTCGCTCGCCATCGAGAAGGTCCTGCACAGCGAGTTCCGTGACCCGGGCCTGGCCCCTGCGCCGCTCCTGGAGCATCTGGTCGCCGCGGGCTGCCTGGGCCGCAAGACGGGGCGCGGCTTCCGCGAATATGCCCGTCGCTGA
- a CDS encoding acyl-CoA dehydrogenase family protein, with protein MTRLAQTAGLNDIQQEILATVRDFVDKEIIPVATRLEHRDEYPTEIVEGLKELGLFGLMIPEEYGGLGESLLTYALCVEEIARGWMSVSGIINTHFIVAYMLKQHGTQEQKDTFLPRMALGEVRGAFSMSEPALGSDVSAITSKGVKDGDEYVLNGQKMWLTNGGTSNLVAVLCRSDEGHPEGTAPHKSMTTFLVEKEAGFGEVRPGLTIPGKIDKMGYKGVDTTELIMDGLRIPANRVLGGTTGRGFYQMMDGVEVGRVNVAARGCGVAQRAFELGVSYAQQRHTFGKPIAQHQAIQFKLAEMATKVEAAHAMMVNAARKKDSGERNDLEAGMAKYLASEYCKEVVEDAFRIHGGYGFSKEYEIERLYREAPMLLIGEGTAEIQKMIIGRRLLEEYRLQG; from the coding sequence ATGACGCGACTCGCCCAGACCGCCGGTCTGAACGACATCCAGCAGGAAATCCTCGCCACGGTCCGGGATTTCGTCGACAAGGAGATCATTCCGGTCGCGACCCGGCTGGAGCACCGCGACGAGTACCCCACCGAGATCGTCGAGGGGCTCAAGGAACTCGGCCTGTTCGGGCTGATGATTCCCGAGGAGTACGGGGGGCTGGGTGAGTCGCTTCTCACCTATGCGCTGTGCGTGGAGGAAATCGCCCGCGGCTGGATGAGTGTGTCGGGAATCATCAACACCCATTTCATCGTGGCGTACATGCTCAAGCAGCACGGCACACAGGAGCAGAAGGACACGTTCCTGCCGCGGATGGCGCTGGGCGAGGTGCGGGGCGCGTTCTCGATGTCCGAGCCGGCGCTCGGCTCGGACGTTTCCGCCATCACGTCCAAGGGCGTCAAGGACGGCGACGAGTACGTCCTGAACGGCCAGAAGATGTGGCTCACGAACGGCGGCACGTCGAATCTGGTGGCCGTGCTGTGCCGGAGTGACGAAGGACACCCCGAGGGGACGGCGCCCCACAAGTCGATGACGACCTTCCTGGTGGAGAAGGAGGCGGGCTTCGGTGAGGTCCGTCCGGGCCTCACCATCCCCGGGAAGATCGACAAGATGGGCTACAAGGGCGTCGACACGACCGAGCTGATCATGGACGGGCTACGTATTCCGGCCAATCGTGTGCTGGGGGGCACCACCGGCCGGGGGTTTTACCAAATGATGGACGGGGTCGAGGTCGGCCGGGTAAATGTGGCGGCGCGTGGCTGCGGCGTCGCACAGCGTGCATTCGAGCTGGGTGTTTCGTACGCCCAGCAGCGCCATACCTTCGGAAAGCCCATCGCTCAGCACCAGGCGATCCAGTTTAAATTGGCCGAAATGGCCACCAAGGTCGAGGCCGCCCATGCAATGATGGTAAACGCGGCCCGCAAAAAGGACTCCGGGGAACGAAACGACCTGGAGGCAGGGATGGCGAAGTACCTCGCCTCCGAGTACTGCAAGGAAGTCGTCGAGGACGCCTTCCGCATCCACGGCGGTTACGGCTTCTCCAAGGAGTACGAGATCGAGCGCCTCTACCGCGAGGCGCCGATGCTGCTGATCGGCGAAGGTACCGCCGAGATCCAGAAAATGATCATTGGTCGCCGCCTCCTGGAGGAGTACCGACTTCAGGGTTGA
- the ccrA gene encoding crotonyl-CoA carboxylase/reductase, protein MKEILDAIQSQDSTAADFAALSIPESYRAVTVHKDETDMFAGLATRDKDPRKSLHLDEVPVPELGPGEALVAVMASSVNYNSVWTSIFEPMSTFGFLERYGKLSELTKRHDLPYHVIGSDLAGVVLRTGPGVNAWKPGDEVVAHCLSVELESSDGHNDTMLDPEQRIWGFETNFGGLAEIALVKSNQLMPKPQHLSWEEAAAPGLVNSTAYRQLVSRNGAGMKQGDNVLIWGASGGLGSYATQFALAGGANPVCVVSSDQKADICRRMGATAIIDRSAEDYRFWKDEHHQDPREWKRFGKRIRELTGGEDVDIVFEHPGRETFGASVYVTRKGGTIVTCASTSGYNHEYDNRYLWMSLKRIVGSHFANYREAWEANRLVAKGKIHPTLSKVYTLEQTGQAAHDVHRNLHQGKVGVLALAPREGLGVRDEELRERHIDAINLFRDAPAERTVRSSRNV, encoded by the coding sequence GTGAAGGAAATCCTGGACGCGATCCAATCGCAGGACAGCACCGCCGCGGACTTCGCGGCCCTGTCCATCCCCGAGTCGTACCGCGCGGTGACCGTGCACAAGGACGAGACGGACATGTTCGCCGGGCTCGCCACCCGCGACAAGGACCCCCGCAAGTCGCTGCACCTGGACGAGGTCCCGGTGCCCGAACTGGGCCCCGGCGAGGCGCTGGTCGCCGTCATGGCCAGCTCGGTGAACTACAACTCCGTCTGGACCTCCATCTTCGAGCCGATGTCCACCTTCGGCTTCCTGGAGCGGTACGGAAAGCTCAGTGAGCTCACCAAGCGCCATGACCTCCCGTACCACGTCATCGGCTCCGACCTGGCGGGCGTCGTCCTGCGCACCGGCCCCGGCGTCAACGCCTGGAAGCCGGGCGACGAGGTCGTCGCGCACTGCCTCTCGGTCGAGCTGGAGTCCTCGGACGGCCACAACGACACGATGCTCGACCCCGAGCAGCGCATCTGGGGCTTCGAGACCAACTTCGGCGGTCTCGCGGAGATCGCCCTCGTCAAGTCCAACCAGCTGATGCCCAAGCCGCAGCACCTCAGTTGGGAGGAGGCCGCGGCTCCCGGCCTGGTCAACTCCACCGCGTACCGCCAGCTCGTCTCGCGCAACGGCGCGGGCATGAAGCAGGGCGACAATGTGCTGATCTGGGGTGCCAGCGGCGGCCTCGGCTCCTACGCGACGCAGTTCGCGCTGGCCGGCGGCGCCAATCCGGTCTGTGTCGTCTCCAGCGACCAGAAGGCGGACATCTGCCGACGGATGGGCGCGACCGCCATCATCGACCGCAGCGCCGAGGACTACCGGTTCTGGAAGGACGAGCACCACCAGGACCCGCGCGAGTGGAAGCGGTTCGGCAAGCGCATCCGCGAGCTGACCGGCGGCGAGGACGTGGACATCGTCTTCGAACACCCGGGCCGCGAGACGTTCGGCGCCTCGGTCTACGTGACCCGCAAGGGAGGCACGATCGTCACCTGCGCCTCGACCTCGGGCTACAACCACGAGTACGACAACCGCTATCTGTGGATGTCGCTGAAGCGGATCGTGGGCTCGCACTTCGCCAACTACCGCGAGGCGTGGGAGGCCAACCGGCTGGTCGCCAAGGGGAAGATCCACCCCACGCTCTCCAAGGTCTACACCCTGGAGCAGACCGGCCAGGCCGCCCACGACGTCCACCGCAATCTCCACCAGGGCAAGGTCGGCGTCCTCGCGCTGGCACCCCGCGAGGGTCTGGGCGTGCGGGACGAGGAGCTGCGCGAGCGGCACATCGACGCCATCAACCTGTTCCGGGACGCTCCCGCGGAGCGGACCGTCCGATCCAGCCGGAACGTCTGA
- a CDS encoding TetR family transcriptional regulator, whose amino-acid sequence MSQPAKSPRASAAPDAPESAAGTRAAAQRLKMRRELAAAAMELFATKGYEATTVDEIAGAAGVARRTFFRHFRSKEEAIFPDHDDTLVRAEAVLNAAPAHEHPLDTVCRGIKEVMKMYAAKPAVSVARYKLTREVPTLREAEIASVARYERLFTRYLLGHFDERDHHVGNDDPLLAEVAASAVVTAHNHVLRRWLRAGGQGDVEAQLDHAFSIVRETFGTGIGAGRIAGTEPAKAPAATVAAEGEVLVAVARTDAPLDEVMRTIQQALSKER is encoded by the coding sequence ATGTCCCAGCCCGCCAAGTCACCCCGTGCCTCCGCCGCGCCCGACGCCCCGGAAAGTGCCGCAGGCACGCGCGCCGCCGCCCAACGGCTCAAAATGCGCCGCGAACTGGCCGCCGCGGCGATGGAACTCTTCGCCACGAAGGGGTACGAGGCGACGACCGTCGACGAGATCGCGGGCGCCGCGGGGGTCGCACGGCGGACCTTCTTCCGGCACTTCCGTTCCAAGGAAGAGGCGATCTTCCCCGACCACGACGACACCCTCGTCAGGGCCGAGGCCGTCCTCAACGCGGCCCCCGCGCACGAGCACCCGCTCGACACCGTGTGCCGCGGCATCAAGGAAGTCATGAAGATGTACGCGGCCAAGCCCGCCGTCTCCGTGGCCCGTTACAAACTGACCCGTGAGGTACCCACCCTGCGGGAGGCCGAGATCGCGTCGGTCGCCCGCTACGAGCGGCTGTTCACCCGCTATCTGCTGGGCCACTTCGACGAGCGCGACCATCACGTGGGCAATGACGACCCGCTGCTGGCCGAGGTGGCCGCGTCCGCCGTGGTCACCGCGCACAACCATGTGCTGCGCCGCTGGCTGCGGGCGGGCGGCCAGGGCGATGTGGAGGCCCAGCTCGACCACGCGTTCTCGATCGTCCGCGAGACGTTCGGGACGGGTATCGGAGCCGGGCGGATCGCCGGGACCGAGCCCGCGAAGGCGCCCGCCGCGACGGTGGCGGCCGAGGGCGAGGTGCTGGTCGCCGTGGCGCGGACCGACGCACCGCTCGACGAGGTCATGCGCACGATCCAGCAGGCGCTCAGCAAGGAGCGCTGA
- a CDS encoding protein meaA has translation MTERHKDRPWLMRTYAGHSTAEASNELYRRNLAKGQTGLSVAFDLPTQTGYDPDHILARGEVGRVGVPVSHLGDMRRLFQDIPLEQMNTSMTINATAMWLLALYQVVAEEQGADPDKLQGTTQNDIVKEYLSRGTHVFPPGPSLRLTTDMITYTVGRIPKWNPINICSYHLQEAGATPVQEIAYAMSTAIAVLDAVRDSGQVPEEKFGDVVARISFFVNAGVRFIEEMCKMRAFGRIWDRVTRERYGIADPRQRRFRYGVQVNSLGLTEAQPENNVQRIVLEMLAVTLSKDARARAVQLPAWNEALGLPRPWDQQWSLRIQQVLAHESDLLEYEDIFAGSHVIEAKVDSLVTESLAEIDRIQRMGGAMAAVESGYLKSELVSSHAARRARIEGGEEKIVGVNIYETTEPNPLTADLDGAIMTVDPANEARVVAALHQWRDNRDEARATEALAALKKAAAGTANMMEATVECARAGVTTGEWSWALRDVFGEFRAPTGVSSAPVAVTAEAGTPLALVREKVTRTAGDLGVGRLRLLVGKPGLDGHSNGAEQIAVRARDAGFEVVYQGIRLTPEQIVDAALAEDVHCVGLSILSGSHAELVPDVLHRLREAGATDIPVIAGGIIPPADAAALISAGVAAVFTPKDFGITEIIGRIVDEIRKANKLDPLEVPA, from the coding sequence ATGACTGAGCGTCACAAGGACAGGCCCTGGCTCATGCGGACGTACGCCGGTCACTCGACCGCCGAGGCGTCCAACGAGCTGTACCGGCGCAACCTCGCCAAGGGCCAGACGGGTCTGTCGGTCGCCTTCGACCTGCCGACACAGACCGGCTACGACCCCGATCACATCCTCGCCCGGGGCGAGGTGGGCCGGGTCGGTGTGCCCGTCTCCCACCTCGGCGACATGCGACGGCTGTTCCAGGACATCCCGCTGGAGCAGATGAACACGTCGATGACCATCAACGCGACCGCGATGTGGCTGCTGGCGCTCTATCAGGTGGTCGCGGAGGAGCAGGGCGCGGACCCCGACAAGCTCCAGGGCACCACGCAGAACGACATCGTGAAGGAGTACCTCTCGCGCGGGACCCATGTCTTCCCGCCGGGTCCCTCGCTGCGGCTGACCACCGACATGATCACCTACACGGTCGGCCGCATCCCCAAGTGGAACCCGATCAACATCTGCAGCTACCACCTCCAGGAGGCGGGAGCCACTCCCGTCCAGGAGATCGCCTACGCGATGTCGACCGCCATCGCGGTGCTGGACGCGGTGCGCGACTCCGGACAGGTGCCCGAGGAGAAGTTCGGCGACGTCGTCGCGCGCATCTCCTTCTTCGTGAACGCGGGTGTCCGCTTCATCGAGGAGATGTGCAAGATGCGCGCCTTCGGCCGCATCTGGGACCGTGTCACCCGCGAGCGGTACGGCATCGCCGATCCCCGGCAGCGCCGCTTCCGCTACGGCGTCCAGGTCAACTCCCTCGGCCTGACCGAGGCACAGCCGGAGAACAACGTCCAGCGCATCGTCCTGGAGATGCTGGCCGTCACCCTCTCCAAGGACGCCCGCGCCCGCGCCGTCCAGCTGCCGGCCTGGAACGAGGCGCTGGGGCTCCCGCGCCCCTGGGACCAGCAGTGGTCGCTCCGCATCCAGCAGGTCCTGGCCCATGAGAGCGACCTGCTGGAGTACGAGGACATCTTCGCCGGTTCGCATGTCATCGAGGCCAAGGTGGACTCGCTGGTCACCGAGTCGCTCGCGGAGATCGACCGGATCCAGCGGATGGGCGGCGCGATGGCCGCCGTCGAGTCCGGCTACCTCAAGTCCGAGCTGGTCTCCTCGCACGCCGCGCGGCGGGCCCGGATCGAGGGCGGCGAGGAGAAGATCGTCGGGGTCAACATCTACGAGACGACCGAACCCAACCCGCTCACCGCCGACCTGGACGGCGCGATCATGACGGTGGACCCTGCGAACGAGGCCCGTGTCGTCGCCGCCCTGCACCAGTGGCGCGACAACCGGGACGAGGCCCGCGCCACCGAGGCGCTCGCCGCGCTGAAGAAGGCCGCGGCGGGCACCGCGAACATGATGGAAGCGACCGTGGAGTGCGCCCGCGCGGGGGTCACGACCGGCGAGTGGTCCTGGGCGCTGCGGGACGTCTTCGGCGAGTTCCGGGCACCGACGGGTGTCTCGTCCGCGCCGGTCGCCGTCACCGCCGAGGCGGGCACCCCGCTCGCCCTCGTCCGGGAGAAGGTCACCCGCACTGCGGGCGACCTCGGCGTGGGGCGGCTGCGGCTGCTGGTCGGCAAGCCGGGGCTGGACGGGCACTCCAACGGCGCCGAACAGATCGCCGTACGGGCCCGTGACGCCGGGTTCGAAGTGGTCTACCAGGGGATCAGGCTGACCCCCGAGCAGATCGTCGACGCCGCCCTGGCCGAGGACGTGCACTGCGTCGGCCTGTCCATCCTGTCCGGTTCGCACGCCGAGCTGGTTCCGGATGTGCTCCACCGGCTGCGCGAGGCCGGCGCGACCGACATCCCGGTGATCGCGGGAGGCATCATTCCGCCCGCCGACGCCGCCGCCCTGATCAGCGCCGGTGTCGCCGCCGTCTTCACCCCGAAGGACTTCGGCATCACGGAGATCATCGGCCGTATCGTCGACGAGATCCGGAAAGCGAACAAGCTCGACCCTCTGGAGGTCCCCGCATGA
- a CDS encoding adenylosuccinate lyase: MDEEFQSLMDRLRDEADGSAAYDRLIATDDDEELARVLVEPGRPLWAREIAAFRLGCAGDRRAFEALVLLLNHRDPERCVSAAHALERLGDPRTPRAAAALATNTLRTAYALHPVRLLTALRAPESVPALVGTLERLLAPQEPHWRVALACVEGLGRLGDDRARPVLRAALPHPRLAGAAAEALSRLPAG, translated from the coding sequence ATGGACGAGGAGTTCCAGTCCCTCATGGACCGGTTGCGGGACGAGGCGGACGGGTCGGCGGCGTACGACCGGCTGATCGCCACCGACGACGACGAGGAGCTTGCCCGGGTCCTCGTCGAACCAGGACGCCCGCTGTGGGCGCGCGAGATCGCCGCCTTCCGGCTCGGCTGCGCGGGCGACCGGCGCGCGTTCGAGGCGCTGGTCCTGCTGCTCAACCACCGCGACCCCGAACGCTGTGTGTCCGCGGCCCACGCCCTGGAGCGCCTGGGCGATCCCCGTACGCCCCGGGCGGCGGCCGCGCTCGCCACCAACACCCTGCGCACGGCCTACGCCCTGCACCCGGTGCGGCTGCTCACCGCCCTGCGCGCACCCGAGTCGGTCCCCGCCCTCGTCGGCACGCTGGAGCGGCTGCTGGCCCCGCAGGAGCCGCACTGGCGGGTGGCCCTCGCCTGCGTGGAGGGGCTGGGGCGGCTGGGCGACGACCGGGCCCGCCCGGTCCTGCGGGCGGCGCTGCCCCACCCGCGTCTCGCCGGCGCGGCGGCCGAAGCCCTCAGCAGACTCCCGGCCGGCTGA
- a CDS encoding GNAT family N-acetyltransferase, translating into MDSDRATLLALFDREMREYARPDGPGVRVERDGPVVRQVGAAHDWNGVVWSARELDAEGADAAVAAQVAYYTGLGHDEFEWKLYAHDRPADLGRRLRAAGFVAEPPETLLIAPVESLPTAVEPPEGISLRRVTDAADVELMAKAHERAFGSDCPGLRRQVAARLAQDPDGFVGVLAMAGDEPVSSARMELYPGTGFAGLWGGGTVAPWRGRGVYRALVAFRTRIAAERGYRYLQADATDRSAPILRRLGFLTVGTTTPYVYRVAP; encoded by the coding sequence ATGGATTCCGACCGCGCCACCCTGCTGGCCCTGTTCGACCGTGAGATGCGGGAGTACGCCCGCCCCGACGGCCCCGGTGTACGGGTCGAACGCGACGGCCCGGTCGTCCGCCAGGTCGGTGCCGCACACGACTGGAACGGCGTCGTCTGGTCCGCCCGGGAGCTGGACGCCGAGGGGGCGGACGCGGCCGTCGCCGCGCAGGTGGCGTACTACACGGGGCTCGGTCACGACGAGTTCGAGTGGAAGCTGTACGCGCACGACCGGCCCGCCGATCTGGGCCGGCGGCTGCGGGCGGCCGGTTTCGTCGCGGAGCCGCCGGAGACCTTGCTGATCGCGCCGGTCGAGTCGCTGCCCACCGCCGTCGAACCGCCCGAGGGCATCTCGCTGCGCAGGGTGACCGACGCCGCGGACGTGGAGCTGATGGCGAAAGCCCATGAGCGGGCGTTCGGCTCGGACTGTCCGGGGCTGCGCCGGCAGGTGGCGGCCCGACTGGCGCAGGACCCGGACGGCTTCGTCGGGGTGCTGGCCATGGCGGGCGACGAGCCGGTGAGCTCGGCCCGGATGGAGCTGTACCCCGGCACGGGCTTCGCGGGGCTCTGGGGCGGTGGGACGGTCGCCCCGTGGCGCGGCAGGGGCGTCTACCGGGCCCTGGTCGCCTTCCGCACCCGTATCGCCGCCGAGCGCGGCTACCGCTACCTCCAGGCCGACGCCACCGACCGGTCCGCACCGATCCTGCGCCGGCTCGGCTTCCTCACCGTGGGCACCACGACGCCGTACGTGTACCGCGTGGCGCCGTAA
- a CDS encoding HpcH/HpaI aldolase/citrate lyase family protein, which produces MTTPTTPVNRLRPRRSCLAVPGSNPRFLEKAQGLPADQVFLDLEDACAPLAKEGARHHIVDALNKGDWTGKTRVVRVNDWTTHWTYRDVITVVEGAGPNLDCIMLPKVQDAQQVVALDLLLTQIEKTMGFEVGRIGIEAQIENAKGLVNIDDIAAASPRLETLIFGPADFMASINMKTLVVGQQPPGYGADAYHYILMRILMAARTHDLQAIDGPFLQIRDVDAYREVAGRAAALGFDGKWVLHPGQVDAANEVFSPSQEDYDHAELILDAYDWYTSEAGGKKGSAMLGDEMIDEASRKMALVIAGKGRAAGMPRTSTFEAPEA; this is translated from the coding sequence ATGACCACGCCCACGACGCCCGTGAACCGTCTGCGTCCGCGCCGTTCCTGTCTCGCCGTGCCGGGCTCGAACCCGCGCTTCCTGGAGAAGGCCCAGGGCCTCCCGGCCGACCAGGTCTTCCTGGACCTGGAGGACGCCTGCGCGCCGCTCGCCAAGGAGGGCGCCCGCCACCACATCGTCGACGCGCTCAACAAGGGTGACTGGACGGGCAAGACCCGGGTCGTGCGGGTCAACGACTGGACGACGCACTGGACGTACCGCGACGTCATCACGGTCGTCGAGGGCGCCGGGCCGAACCTCGACTGCATCATGCTGCCGAAGGTCCAGGACGCCCAGCAGGTCGTGGCCCTGGACCTCCTGCTGACCCAGATCGAGAAGACGATGGGCTTCGAGGTCGGCCGGATCGGCATCGAGGCGCAGATCGAGAACGCCAAGGGCCTGGTGAACATCGACGACATCGCCGCGGCCTCGCCCCGGCTGGAGACACTGATCTTCGGCCCGGCCGACTTCATGGCCTCGATCAACATGAAGACCCTGGTGGTGGGCCAGCAGCCGCCCGGCTACGGCGCGGACGCCTACCACTACATCCTGATGCGCATCCTGATGGCCGCCCGTACCCACGACCTCCAGGCGATCGACGGCCCCTTCCTCCAGATCCGCGACGTGGACGCCTACCGCGAGGTCGCGGGCCGTGCCGCCGCTCTCGGCTTCGACGGCAAGTGGGTACTGCACCCCGGCCAGGTCGACGCGGCCAACGAGGTGTTCTCGCCCTCGCAGGAGGACTACGACCACGCCGAACTGATCCTGGACGCCTACGACTGGTACACCTCCGAGGCCGGCGGCAAGAAGGGCTCGGCGATGCTCGGCGACGAGATGATCGACGAGGCCAGCCGCAAGATGGCGCTCGTCATCGCGGGCAAGGGCCGTGCGGCCGGTATGCCGCGCACCTCGACGTTCGAAGCGCCGGAGGCCTGA
- a CDS encoding MaoC family dehydratase: MQFGRTFEEFEVGAVYKHWPGKTVTEYDDHLFCLLTMNHHPLHMDSNYAENTTDFGKNVVVGNYIYSLLLGMSVPDVSGKAIANLEVESLKHIAPTFHGDTLYGETTVLDKTPSKSRPDRGIVYVETRGYKQDGTVVCVFRRKVMVPTETYIKERGGEQPGRPTPSN, translated from the coding sequence ATGCAGTTCGGACGCACTTTTGAGGAGTTCGAGGTCGGTGCCGTCTACAAGCACTGGCCCGGAAAGACGGTCACGGAATACGACGACCACCTCTTCTGCCTGCTGACCATGAATCACCATCCGCTGCACATGGACAGCAACTACGCCGAGAACACGACCGATTTCGGGAAGAACGTCGTCGTCGGCAACTACATCTACTCGCTGCTGCTCGGTATGTCGGTGCCGGACGTCTCCGGAAAGGCCATCGCCAACCTGGAGGTCGAATCGCTCAAGCACATCGCGCCGACCTTCCACGGCGACACGCTCTACGGCGAGACCACGGTCCTGGACAAGACCCCGTCGAAGTCCCGCCCGGACCGCGGAATCGTGTACGTGGAGACCAGGGGATACAAGCAGGACGGCACTGTGGTCTGCGTGTTCCGCCGCAAGGTGATGGTTCCCACCGAGACGTACATCAAGGAGCGCGGCGGCGAGCAGCCCGGCCGCCCGACGCCTTCCAACTAG